One segment of Desulfovibrio legallii DNA contains the following:
- a CDS encoding YchJ family protein, with translation MTQECPCGSGKALSQCCGPYLKGAAWPQDAASLMRSRYTAYGLGQFDWLVESTHPDHREDVTVERLARSAEGVHWLRLDIAATRTDVPSEDSAQPHDEVDFYAYYELEGVPRQLAERSAFSRKDGKLYYVGGVPLRPEGYRRAEAKVGRNDPCPCGSGKKYKKCCGAAAS, from the coding sequence ATGACTCAGGAATGTCCCTGCGGCAGCGGCAAGGCCCTGTCCCAGTGTTGCGGCCCTTACCTGAAAGGCGCTGCCTGGCCCCAAGATGCGGCAAGCCTTATGCGCTCCCGCTACACGGCTTACGGCTTGGGCCAGTTTGACTGGCTGGTGGAAAGCACTCACCCGGACCACCGGGAGGACGTGACGGTGGAACGGCTGGCCCGCTCGGCGGAAGGCGTGCACTGGCTGCGTCTGGACATTGCGGCCACCCGCACGGACGTGCCCTCCGAAGACAGCGCGCAGCCCCACGACGAAGTGGATTTTTACGCCTATTATGAGCTGGAAGGCGTGCCCCGCCAGCTGGCCGAGCGCAGCGCTTTCAGCCGCAAGGACGGCAAACTGTACTATGTGGGCGGCGTGCCCCTGCGGCCAGAGGGGTACCGTCGGGCCGAGGCCAAGGTGGGCCGCAACGATCCTTGCCCCTGCGGCAGCGGCAAAAAGTACAAAAAATGCTGTGGGGCGGCCGCCTCTTGA
- a CDS encoding NADP-dependent glyceraldehyde-3-phosphate dehydrogenase: MLTTTLPGQISPDALDIPADCRQPRLDERRYLVGGELREWNGPTREVVSPLYVDGEPYVIGSCPALTEAESLEAVAAVERAWDNGRGVWPTMRVEDRIAHVEDFAQRMTAVRDQVVRLMVWEICKPLEDCRAEFDRTVAYLRATVDALKDLDRASSRFVIESGIYAQIRRAPLGPVLCMGPFNYPLNETFTTLIPALIMGNPVIVKTPRIGKLLYAPLLEAFAQAFPPGVVNILFGDRRVAIPALSSGRISVLAFIGSSRAADALRRNHPLPHRLRCVLGLDAKNAAIVLPCADMELTVAEAVTGALTFNGQRCTALKIFYVHASRMEEFLSRCGEAIAALPMGAPWKPGVKITPLPVPGKVDELRGLVDDALALGARVANPHGGQAERTLYYPALVADVTARMRLHNVEQFGPVIPVVSYTDVAEATEAVIASPYGQQASIFGTDPEAVAALIDPMVNQVCRVNINSQCQRGPDTFPFTGRKDSAEGTLSVSDALRAFSIRTLVAAKGSTRNKELLADILRHRRSHFLSTDFLF; the protein is encoded by the coding sequence ATGCTCACGACCACGCTTCCCGGTCAGATCAGTCCCGATGCTCTGGATATCCCCGCGGACTGCCGCCAGCCCCGGCTGGACGAACGCCGCTACCTTGTGGGCGGCGAACTGCGTGAATGGAATGGCCCCACGCGAGAGGTGGTTTCGCCCCTCTATGTGGACGGCGAACCCTACGTCATCGGCAGCTGCCCCGCCCTGACCGAAGCCGAGTCCCTGGAGGCCGTGGCCGCCGTGGAACGGGCCTGGGACAACGGCCGGGGCGTCTGGCCCACCATGCGGGTAGAGGACCGCATCGCCCATGTGGAGGACTTTGCCCAACGCATGACGGCCGTGCGCGACCAGGTGGTGCGCCTCATGGTCTGGGAGATCTGCAAACCCCTGGAGGACTGCCGGGCCGAGTTTGACCGCACTGTGGCCTACTTGCGCGCTACGGTGGACGCCCTCAAGGATCTGGACCGGGCCTCGTCCCGCTTCGTCATTGAAAGCGGCATCTACGCCCAGATCCGCCGCGCGCCCCTGGGGCCGGTACTCTGCATGGGGCCTTTCAACTATCCGCTCAACGAAACCTTCACCACCCTCATTCCCGCCCTGATCATGGGCAACCCGGTCATCGTCAAAACGCCGCGCATCGGCAAGCTGCTCTATGCGCCCCTGCTGGAGGCCTTTGCCCAGGCATTCCCTCCCGGCGTGGTGAACATCCTTTTCGGTGACCGCCGGGTGGCCATCCCGGCCCTGTCTTCGGGGCGCATCAGCGTGCTGGCCTTTATCGGCTCCAGCCGCGCCGCAGACGCCCTGCGCCGCAACCACCCCCTGCCCCACCGGTTGCGCTGCGTGCTGGGCCTGGACGCCAAAAACGCGGCCATCGTCCTGCCCTGCGCCGATATGGAGCTGACCGTGGCCGAGGCCGTTACCGGCGCACTGACCTTTAACGGCCAGCGCTGCACGGCCCTCAAAATCTTTTATGTGCACGCCTCGCGCATGGAGGAGTTTCTTTCCCGCTGCGGCGAGGCCATCGCCGCCCTGCCTATGGGCGCGCCCTGGAAGCCCGGCGTCAAAATCACGCCCCTGCCCGTGCCCGGCAAGGTGGACGAACTGCGCGGTCTGGTGGACGACGCCCTGGCCCTGGGCGCGCGCGTGGCCAACCCCCACGGTGGCCAGGCCGAACGCACCCTCTACTATCCGGCCCTGGTGGCCGACGTCACGGCGCGTATGCGCCTGCACAACGTGGAGCAGTTCGGCCCGGTAATCCCCGTAGTGTCCTACACGGACGTGGCCGAGGCCACAGAAGCGGTCATCGCCTCGCCCTACGGCCAGCAGGCCAGCATTTTCGGCACGGACCCCGAAGCCGTGGCCGCCCTTATCGACCCCATGGTCAACCAGGTCTGCCGCGTAAACATCAACAGCCAGTGCCAGCGCGGGCCGGATACCTTCCCCTTCACCGGCCGCAAAGACTCGGCCGAGGGCACGCTTTCCGTAAGCGACGCCCTGCGGGCTTTTTCCATCCGCACGCTGGTGGCGGCCAAGGGCTCGACGCGCAATAAGGAGCTGCTGGCGGACATCCTCCGCCACCGGCGTTCGCACTTTCTTTCCACAGACTTCCTGTTTTAA
- a CDS encoding DUF4198 domain-containing protein, whose translation MKSVKTLILAGLLSLAAAPAYAHFMMVYTPEIAKSEAGDLDFRIVFTHPAEAGHTMDMGGVKEFYAMYQRGDNAPKKIDLLQTLKPITWKNPESSGPAFAARVPRKEIRSMGDYTFVMVPGYYYEKEEEVYMQQIAKLVVNVGGIPGNWNAALGLPCEIVPLIKPYGLWTGNVFKARVLSGGKPVPNAEVEVEYMSHMPDLKANAMPKKGSVTYPHDAFVTQTIFTDDQGYLTFGIPKAGWWGFAALGVGPDKEYKGKELSQDAVIWVKAVDMK comes from the coding sequence ATGAAAAGCGTCAAAACCCTGATTCTGGCCGGACTTTTGTCCCTTGCGGCCGCGCCCGCCTACGCGCACTTCATGATGGTCTACACGCCGGAAATTGCCAAGTCCGAAGCCGGCGACCTGGACTTCCGCATTGTCTTCACCCATCCGGCCGAAGCCGGCCACACCATGGACATGGGCGGGGTGAAGGAGTTCTACGCCATGTACCAGCGGGGCGACAACGCACCCAAGAAAATCGACCTCTTGCAGACCTTGAAGCCCATTACCTGGAAAAACCCCGAATCTTCCGGCCCGGCCTTTGCCGCGCGGGTGCCCCGCAAAGAAATCCGCTCCATGGGCGACTACACCTTTGTGATGGTGCCCGGCTATTATTATGAAAAGGAAGAAGAAGTCTACATGCAGCAGATCGCCAAGCTGGTGGTCAACGTGGGCGGCATCCCCGGCAACTGGAACGCCGCCCTGGGTCTGCCCTGCGAAATAGTGCCCCTCATCAAGCCCTACGGCCTCTGGACCGGCAACGTATTCAAGGCCCGCGTGCTTTCCGGCGGCAAGCCCGTGCCCAACGCCGAGGTGGAAGTGGAGTACATGAGCCACATGCCCGACCTCAAGGCCAATGCCATGCCCAAAAAGGGCAGCGTCACGTATCCGCATGACGCCTTTGTCACCCAGACCATTTTTACCGACGACCAGGGCTACCTGACTTTCGGCATTCCCAAAGCCGGCTGGTGGGGCTTTGCCGCTCTGGGCGTGGGCCCGGACAAGGAATACAAGGGCAAGGAACTTTCCCAGGACGCCGTTATCTGGGTTAAAGCCGTGGATATGAAGTAA
- the feoB gene encoding ferrous iron transport protein B: MSAPLLVALAGQPNCGKSTLFNMLTGARQHVANYPGVTVEKKTGFFTLEDHRVELVDLPGTYSLTSYSLEEKTARDFILHAAPQVTINVADAANLKRNLYLTLQLLEMETPLVLALNMMDVAERRNIQIDTAGLARELGVAVIPTVGKKRSGVQGLRAAVAAAAQAGRRPSFVVDYGVLEPYLADLTDLLAREAALDGLPMRWLAVKLMENDQAARETLRARVANHTDILASVDMLRENFAGEQGVDAERHVAFARHRAAAALTARHVRLPQKSAPNLSDRADRFVCHRFFGPLILLTILLVLYEVAIVYGGDLAAMIWPLWDGAQNFLAGFLPAPGFLEDPPLRALGLWAMKSVTAILNYLPIFFLLFALIAIMEDSGYMPRMAFILDRAFRRFGLHGQSTLPLILGGVYVGGCAIPAVMATRAIPDERARLATILIAPMMNCLAKVPLYLILISAYFSAHSGMAMFFIATVTLFMALPVAKALSLTLLRGKPSAPFIMEMPPYHLPTLRGVLARAIERVWVFLKKIFTVVLAVAVVIFALINYPGLGEERMAAYNQKADQAMKTFLRAVDKTALAGQFAVEDVTPLLLFEEALKDAKRGVTDQEASKAVDAVFQARNPVYFTIARSVGKDGKALRPALRKLISQRKQLRRELREDTFEHSALGLAGKALEPVTQYAGFNWKINIALLSAFAAKENSAATLGAIYGLDGDVPAEESLRAGAAGFGPLHALALMLFMALYPPCVPTSVMVRLQSNSTGWMLFSILYQTCLGLAVATLVFTGGSLLGLTGWQAMWLFYGLCVALTIVMGMVPDPAPAAGVKPKTPVAA; this comes from the coding sequence ATGAGCGCCCCCCTGCTTGTGGCTCTGGCCGGACAGCCCAACTGCGGCAAGTCTACCCTGTTCAACATGCTTACCGGGGCGCGCCAGCACGTGGCCAATTACCCCGGTGTCACAGTAGAAAAAAAGACCGGCTTTTTCACTCTGGAAGACCACCGCGTGGAGCTGGTGGACCTGCCGGGCACCTACAGCCTGACCTCTTATTCCCTGGAGGAAAAAACCGCGCGGGACTTTATCCTGCACGCCGCGCCCCAGGTCACCATCAACGTGGCCGACGCCGCCAACCTCAAACGCAACCTCTACCTGACCCTGCAACTGCTGGAGATGGAAACGCCCCTGGTGCTGGCCCTCAACATGATGGACGTTGCCGAACGGCGCAACATTCAGATTGATACGGCGGGCCTGGCGCGTGAGCTGGGCGTGGCCGTGATCCCCACGGTGGGCAAAAAACGCAGTGGCGTGCAGGGCCTGCGCGCGGCTGTGGCCGCTGCCGCCCAGGCCGGCCGGAGGCCGTCCTTTGTGGTGGACTACGGGGTTCTGGAACCCTATCTGGCGGACCTGACGGATCTGCTGGCCAGGGAAGCCGCCCTGGATGGTCTGCCCATGCGCTGGCTGGCCGTCAAACTCATGGAAAACGACCAGGCCGCCAGAGAAACGCTGCGGGCGCGGGTTGCCAACCATACGGACATTCTGGCCAGCGTGGACATGCTGCGAGAGAACTTTGCCGGCGAACAGGGCGTGGATGCCGAACGCCACGTGGCCTTTGCCCGCCACCGCGCGGCTGCGGCCCTGACCGCCCGCCACGTGCGTTTGCCCCAAAAGAGCGCGCCCAACCTTTCGGACAGGGCGGACAGGTTTGTTTGCCACAGGTTTTTTGGCCCGCTCATTCTGCTGACCATCCTGCTCGTACTGTATGAGGTGGCCATTGTCTACGGCGGCGATTTGGCGGCCATGATCTGGCCCCTGTGGGACGGCGCGCAGAACTTTCTGGCCGGCTTCCTGCCCGCTCCGGGCTTTTTGGAGGATCCCCCGCTGCGCGCCCTGGGCCTGTGGGCCATGAAGAGCGTCACGGCCATCCTCAACTATCTGCCCATCTTTTTTCTGCTCTTTGCTCTTATCGCTATTATGGAAGACAGCGGCTACATGCCGCGCATGGCCTTTATTTTGGACCGCGCTTTCCGCCGCTTCGGCCTGCACGGGCAGTCCACCCTGCCGCTCATCCTGGGCGGCGTGTACGTGGGCGGCTGCGCCATCCCGGCCGTCATGGCCACCAGGGCCATCCCGGACGAAAGGGCCCGGCTGGCCACCATCCTCATTGCGCCCATGATGAACTGCCTGGCCAAGGTGCCCCTGTACCTCATCCTCATCAGCGCTTATTTTTCCGCCCACAGCGGCATGGCCATGTTTTTCATCGCCACGGTCACCTTGTTTATGGCCCTGCCCGTGGCCAAGGCCCTTTCGCTCACCCTGCTGCGGGGCAAGCCCAGCGCGCCCTTCATCATGGAAATGCCCCCCTACCATCTGCCCACCCTGCGCGGCGTGCTGGCGCGGGCCATTGAACGGGTCTGGGTCTTCCTCAAAAAAATCTTCACCGTGGTCCTGGCCGTGGCTGTGGTCATTTTTGCCCTCATCAACTACCCCGGTCTTGGGGAAGAACGCATGGCCGCCTACAACCAAAAGGCCGACCAGGCCATGAAGACCTTTCTGCGGGCCGTGGACAAGACCGCACTGGCCGGGCAGTTTGCCGTGGAGGATGTGACGCCCCTGCTGCTGTTTGAAGAAGCCCTCAAAGACGCCAAGCGCGGCGTTACGGACCAGGAGGCTTCAAAAGCCGTGGACGCCGTCTTTCAGGCCCGCAACCCCGTCTATTTCACCATTGCGCGTTCCGTGGGCAAGGACGGCAAAGCCCTGCGCCCGGCCCTGCGCAAACTCATCAGCCAGCGCAAACAGCTGCGCCGTGAATTGCGCGAAGACACCTTTGAGCACAGCGCCCTGGGCCTGGCGGGCAAGGCCCTGGAGCCCGTGACCCAATATGCGGGCTTTAACTGGAAAATCAATATTGCCCTGCTTTCCGCCTTTGCCGCCAAGGAAAACAGTGCCGCCACCCTGGGAGCCATCTACGGCCTGGATGGCGACGTCCCGGCCGAGGAAAGCCTGCGCGCGGGCGCCGCGGGCTTTGGCCCTCTGCACGCCCTGGCCCTCATGCTTTTCATGGCCCTGTACCCGCCCTGCGTGCCCACTTCGGTCATGGTGCGGCTGCAGTCCAATTCCACGGGCTGGATGCTCTTTTCCATCCTTTACCAAACCTGCCTGGGGCTGGCCGTGGCCACCCTGGTCTTTACCGGCGGAAGCCTGCTGGGGCTCACCGGCTGGCAGGCCATGTGGCTGTTCTACGGCCTGTGCGTGGCCCTGACCATTGTCATGGGCATGGTCCCCGACCCGGCTCCTGCGGCAGGCGTAAAACCCAAAACGCCCGTTGCGGCATAA
- a CDS encoding FeoA family protein, with product MTLSGMVPGDTGSVRDLSATGALGQRLMDLGFYPGARVRVVRNAPLVDPVEIELDGCHVSLRHEEADLVEVDRQ from the coding sequence ATGACGCTCAGCGGAATGGTTCCGGGCGACACCGGCAGTGTGCGGGATCTCAGCGCTACAGGGGCGCTGGGGCAGCGCCTCATGGACCTGGGGTTTTACCCCGGCGCGCGGGTGCGCGTGGTGCGCAACGCCCCTCTGGTGGACCCCGTGGAAATCGAACTGGACGGCTGCCACGTCAGCCTGCGCCATGAAGAAGCCGACCTGGTGGAGGTGGACAGGCAATGA
- a CDS encoding FeoA family protein, with product MSYAKTLRAVGAGHTVIVLAVDAPEAQRQRLESIGVLPGVELDVLADNGGPILVAVGQARVAVERALAATVIVA from the coding sequence ATGTCATACGCCAAGACCCTTCGGGCAGTGGGTGCCGGGCATACGGTGATTGTGCTGGCCGTGGACGCGCCGGAGGCCCAGCGGCAACGGCTTGAATCCATTGGCGTGTTGCCCGGCGTGGAGCTGGACGTGCTGGCGGACAACGGCGGCCCCATTCTGGTGGCCGTGGGGCAGGCGCGGGTGGCTGTGGAACGTGCCCTGGCCGCCACGGTTATTGTGGCCTAA
- the gdhA gene encoding NADP-specific glutamate dehydrogenase, which yields MTYVQRVMRGLEEKYAYEPEFLQAAHNVLETLQPLLDSDGKYEKNKILERIVEPERTISFRVQWVDDKGEVQVNKGYRIQFNSAIGPFKGGLRFHPSVNQGILKFLGFEQILKNSLTGLAIGGAKGGSDFDPKGRSEMESMRFCQAFMTELYRHIGPTVDVPAGDIGVGGREIGYLFGQYKRLTRRYEGVLTGKNLLFGGSLARVEATGYGAVYFAQSMLSTTGESLEGKTCAVSGAGNVATYCCEKLRQVGAKPVTVSDSRGMIYDPEGIDVALLKQVKEVERAPLTRYAELKPGAQHTPTSAYPKGRNAVWSVPCDAAFPSATQNELNLADAQALLANGCRCVVEGANMPSTIDAAHAFVKAGIHYGPAKAANAGGVAISQLEMAQNASMQSWSFETVDGKLLKIMQGIHNSAAETAKEFGAPGNLVLGANIAGFRKVADAMIAQGI from the coding sequence ATGACTTATGTGCAGCGCGTTATGCGTGGATTGGAGGAGAAATACGCCTACGAACCGGAATTTCTTCAGGCTGCTCACAATGTTCTTGAAACGTTGCAGCCCCTTCTGGACAGCGATGGGAAATACGAAAAGAATAAAATTCTGGAACGTATTGTTGAGCCGGAACGGACAATTTCTTTCAGGGTGCAGTGGGTTGACGACAAGGGAGAGGTACAGGTCAACAAGGGCTATCGTATCCAGTTCAATTCCGCTATCGGTCCGTTCAAGGGCGGTCTGCGTTTCCACCCCAGCGTGAACCAGGGCATTCTCAAATTCCTGGGTTTCGAACAGATCCTTAAAAATTCCCTCACCGGGCTGGCCATCGGCGGCGCCAAGGGCGGTTCGGATTTCGACCCCAAGGGCCGCTCCGAAATGGAATCCATGCGCTTCTGTCAAGCCTTTATGACCGAGCTCTACCGCCATATCGGCCCCACGGTGGACGTGCCCGCCGGGGACATCGGCGTGGGCGGCCGCGAAATAGGCTATCTGTTTGGGCAGTACAAGCGCCTGACCCGGCGCTACGAAGGCGTGCTCACGGGCAAGAATCTGCTTTTCGGCGGTTCCCTGGCCCGCGTGGAGGCCACCGGCTACGGGGCCGTCTACTTTGCCCAAAGCATGCTCAGCACCACGGGCGAAAGCCTGGAAGGCAAAACCTGCGCTGTTTCCGGGGCCGGCAACGTGGCCACCTACTGCTGCGAAAAACTGCGGCAAGTGGGGGCCAAGCCCGTCACCGTGTCCGACTCGCGCGGAATGATTTATGATCCCGAAGGCATTGACGTGGCCCTGCTCAAGCAGGTCAAAGAAGTGGAGCGCGCGCCCCTGACCCGTTACGCGGAGCTTAAGCCCGGCGCGCAGCATACCCCGACGAGCGCCTACCCCAAGGGCCGCAATGCCGTCTGGTCCGTGCCCTGCGACGCAGCCTTCCCCAGCGCCACACAAAACGAGCTGAACCTCGCCGACGCGCAGGCCCTGCTGGCCAACGGCTGCCGCTGTGTGGTGGAAGGGGCCAATATGCCCTCCACCATCGACGCCGCGCACGCCTTCGTTAAGGCCGGCATCCACTACGGCCCGGCCAAGGCCGCCAACGCCGGCGGCGTGGCCATCAGCCAGCTGGAAATGGCGCAGAACGCCAGCATGCAGAGCTGGAGCTTTGAAACAGTGGACGGCAAGCTGCTCAAGATCATGCAGGGCATCCACAACTCCGCCGCCGAAACCGCCAAGGAGTTCGGCGCTCCCGGCAATCTGGTGCTGGGCGCCAATATTGCCGGCTTCCGCAAGGTGGCCGACGCCATGATCGCTCAAGGGATTTAA
- a CDS encoding methyl-accepting chemotaxis protein, which yields MKMRLQTKMLLFILIPAIVGQLLVAAVSYRVSQETLREQVWQDGAALLQSQRVALAAVIKGLRGGLEALGSNRRLQDYLAAYGSLGPAVMRGALFEAADAALSTFVTVNQNVALAGLVAADGKVIAHHLSGRTEPSKTVGADYSARAYFRKGLQGETAFENLFSHTTGGMMLILSMPIKQNGKVAAVLLIGVDSRNMADEITSQVKMGGKGFVYAYEDKGKLVLHPDGKAIGRDESKLPQVQRVLQSGEGRLTYTTEQGAERVVFHTPMPEVGWRLCVEVDRAEILAPVRNMLWSIALVTLGCVLVVGVMITVVARGTARVLAGLSGITDAVSSGRLEPDPAELALLRAAGRRQDECGVLAQGMEKMIGDIKALLRESEQKTRAAEQATAQAEQATARAEAAACQAAAAKREGMLDAARHLEEVVNVISSASADLSSRIGLSNRSAAEAAQRLHQAAAAMEEVNATVREVAHNAQEAAAASDATKTQALEGADIVTQAVDGIESVRSRSQAIREDMDLLGRQADAIGKVLQVIADIADQTNLLALNAAIEAARAGEAGRGFAVVADEVRKLAEKTMTATQEVGRAIGGIQDGTRKNIANVESVAAAIESAADLSAHSGQSLQQILALVAQVNDRIQSIAAASEQQSATSEEVNRSVEQVAAASTETVQAMEQATHAVEGLTQQALVLQTLIADLEKQDN from the coding sequence ATGAAAATGCGCCTGCAAACCAAGATGCTGTTGTTTATTCTCATCCCTGCCATTGTCGGGCAGTTGCTTGTAGCGGCAGTCAGTTACAGAGTCTCGCAAGAAACGTTGCGGGAACAGGTCTGGCAGGACGGCGCGGCCTTGCTGCAGAGCCAGCGCGTGGCCCTGGCCGCCGTGATCAAGGGCTTGCGCGGCGGGCTGGAGGCCCTGGGCAGCAACCGTCGTCTGCAAGACTACCTGGCCGCCTATGGCAGCCTGGGGCCCGCAGTTATGCGCGGCGCACTTTTTGAGGCGGCGGATGCGGCGCTCAGCACCTTTGTCACGGTCAACCAGAATGTGGCTTTGGCCGGTCTGGTGGCTGCCGACGGCAAGGTCATAGCGCACCACCTTTCCGGCCGCACAGAGCCCAGCAAGACCGTGGGGGCCGACTATTCCGCCCGCGCCTACTTCCGTAAGGGGCTGCAGGGCGAAACCGCCTTTGAAAATCTGTTCAGCCACACCACGGGCGGCATGATGCTCATCCTCAGCATGCCCATAAAGCAGAACGGCAAGGTGGCGGCTGTGCTGCTCATCGGTGTGGACAGCCGCAATATGGCCGACGAGATAACCAGTCAGGTCAAAATGGGCGGCAAAGGCTTTGTGTATGCCTATGAAGACAAGGGCAAGCTGGTGCTGCATCCGGACGGCAAGGCCATCGGCCGCGATGAAAGCAAGCTCCCCCAGGTGCAGCGCGTGCTGCAGTCCGGGGAAGGCCGCCTCACCTACACCACGGAGCAGGGGGCGGAGCGGGTCGTCTTTCACACGCCCATGCCAGAGGTGGGCTGGCGGCTCTGCGTGGAGGTGGACCGGGCGGAAATCCTCGCGCCTGTCCGGAATATGCTCTGGAGCATAGCCCTGGTGACCCTGGGCTGCGTGCTGGTCGTGGGCGTCATGATCACGGTGGTGGCCCGCGGCACGGCGCGGGTTCTGGCCGGGCTTTCGGGCATTACAGATGCTGTTTCCTCCGGACGTCTGGAGCCCGACCCCGCGGAGCTTGCCTTGCTGCGCGCCGCCGGCAGGCGTCAGGACGAATGCGGCGTTCTGGCCCAGGGCATGGAAAAAATGATCGGCGATATCAAGGCTCTGCTGCGCGAGAGCGAACAGAAAACCCGCGCCGCCGAGCAGGCTACAGCCCAGGCGGAGCAGGCCACCGCCAGGGCCGAAGCGGCCGCCTGCCAAGCCGCTGCGGCCAAGCGGGAAGGTATGCTGGACGCGGCCCGCCATCTGGAAGAAGTGGTCAATGTCATATCCTCCGCTTCGGCGGATCTCTCTTCGCGCATAGGCCTTTCCAACCGCAGCGCCGCCGAGGCCGCCCAACGCCTGCACCAGGCTGCCGCCGCCATGGAGGAGGTGAACGCCACGGTGCGCGAGGTGGCCCACAACGCCCAGGAGGCCGCGGCCGCTTCTGACGCCACCAAAACACAGGCTCTGGAGGGCGCGGATATCGTCACCCAAGCTGTAGACGGCATCGAGTCGGTGCGCAGCCGGTCTCAGGCCATTCGGGAGGATATGGACCTGCTCGGCCGGCAGGCCGACGCCATCGGCAAGGTGCTGCAGGTTATTGCCGACATTGCGGACCAGACCAACCTGTTGGCCCTCAACGCGGCCATTGAGGCGGCGCGGGCGGGCGAGGCCGGACGCGGCTTTGCCGTGGTGGCCGACGAAGTGCGCAAACTGGCGGAAAAAACCATGACCGCCACGCAGGAGGTGGGGCGGGCCATTGGCGGCATTCAGGATGGCACGCGCAAAAACATCGCCAATGTGGAGTCTGTGGCCGCAGCCATTGAAAGCGCGGCGGATCTTTCCGCCCACTCTGGCCAGTCGCTGCAGCAAATTCTGGCTCTGGTGGCCCAGGTTAACGACAGAATCCAGTCCATAGCCGCCGCCAGTGAGCAGCAGTCGGCCACCAGCGAAGAGGTGAACCGTTCTGTAGAGCAGGTGGCCGCAGCCTCTACGGAAACCGTCCAGGCCATGGAGCAGGCCACGCACGCCGTGGAAGGACTGACCCAGCAGGCTCTGGTGCTGCAAACGCTCATCGCCGACCTGGAAAAGCAGGACAACTAG
- a CDS encoding DUF4434 domain-containing protein, whose product MKRIVHFFVLLGLFWAPAAPSAWGRAAGPTFSGTFLQLWNAHAGWSGQQWQDLLASMRAIGVTEIVVQWSVDGIAPVHDDAQRVGPLRPALEKVLRAAHDQHMRVTLGLVHDREYWEKIKGDPEAVRRYFHQLCRVSLATAADVARLDPDRAALSGLYIPQEIDDQSWLEPARQAELLLFLKNLRAGLRTLAPDLPVAVSGFSNGYAAPEALEGLWRHILMQSGIDRVLFQDGVGVHKLREQEVGLFFHAVARAAASAGRLFTPVVETFTQVDGEPLNQKPFRAVPAQLARLQRQLASAGAAPHAGIVAFSLPEYCSPMGGEQAKALYAAYKDYYRPAATVPPGPDGK is encoded by the coding sequence ATGAAACGCATTGTGCATTTTTTCGTGCTGCTCGGCCTTTTTTGGGCTCCTGCGGCCCCCAGCGCCTGGGGGCGCGCCGCCGGCCCGACGTTTTCCGGCACGTTTCTTCAGTTGTGGAATGCGCACGCGGGCTGGAGCGGGCAGCAGTGGCAGGATCTGCTTGCGTCCATGCGCGCCATAGGCGTTACTGAAATAGTGGTGCAGTGGTCTGTTGACGGCATTGCGCCGGTCCACGACGACGCGCAGCGCGTCGGCCCCTTGCGGCCAGCCCTGGAAAAGGTGCTGCGCGCGGCGCACGACCAACATATGCGGGTGACGCTGGGGCTTGTGCACGACCGCGAGTACTGGGAAAAAATCAAGGGAGATCCTGAGGCTGTACGCCGGTACTTTCATCAGTTGTGCCGGGTCAGCCTGGCGACGGCCGCGGACGTGGCGCGGCTGGATCCCGACAGGGCGGCCTTGTCCGGCCTGTATATTCCGCAAGAAATTGACGACCAGAGCTGGCTTGAACCTGCCCGCCAGGCAGAGCTGCTGCTTTTTCTGAAAAATCTGCGTGCGGGACTGCGAACCCTGGCCCCGGATTTGCCGGTTGCCGTTTCCGGATTTTCCAATGGCTATGCGGCGCCTGAAGCGCTGGAAGGGCTGTGGCGACATATTCTGATGCAGAGCGGCATTGACCGGGTTCTTTTTCAGGACGGCGTTGGCGTGCACAAGCTGCGGGAGCAGGAGGTGGGTCTGTTTTTTCACGCGGTGGCGCGGGCCGCCGCAAGTGCCGGACGTCTGTTTACTCCGGTAGTGGAAACCTTTACGCAAGTGGACGGCGAGCCGTTAAATCAGAAGCCTTTTCGCGCAGTTCCCGCACAGCTGGCAAGGCTGCAGCGGCAGTTGGCCAGCGCCGGAGCCGCGCCGCATGCGGGCATAGTGGCGTTCAGCCTGCCGGAATACTGCTCGCCGATGGGGGGAGAACAGGCAAAAGCCCTCTACGCGGCATATAAAGACTATTACCGCCCGGCGGCAACTGTTCCCCCTGGTCCGGACGGCAAGTAG